In Caldalkalibacillus salinus, the following proteins share a genomic window:
- a CDS encoding YlbF family regulator: MSLFVAEADELADQISRSDLAMEYHRCRRALNEDEDAQKTIKKFVKKKEEFEEVERFGRYHPDHDRVKKEMREVKREMDLHDKVVAFKKAEKELEKLLNEISQILAISVSEQIKVPTGNPFWDQMGCGGSGCGSGGCGSGGG; the protein is encoded by the coding sequence ATGTCCCTCTTCGTTGCAGAGGCAGACGAGTTAGCGGACCAGATATCTCGTTCTGATCTTGCAATGGAGTATCATAGATGTCGCAGAGCGTTAAATGAAGATGAAGACGCTCAGAAGACGATTAAGAAGTTCGTCAAAAAGAAAGAAGAGTTTGAGGAAGTTGAGCGCTTTGGTCGGTACCACCCGGACCATGATCGCGTGAAGAAAGAGATGCGTGAAGTTAAGCGTGAAATGGACCTACATGATAAGGTCGTGGCTTTTAAGAAAGCCGAAAAAGAACTTGAAAAGCTACTCAATGAAATCAGTCAAATCCTAGCCATTTCAGTGTCTGAACAAATCAAGGTGCCTACAGGTAACCCGTTCTGGGATCAAATGGGCTGTGGTGGAAGTGGCTGTGGATCAGGCGGCTGCGGTTCTGGTGGTGGCTGA
- a CDS encoding DNA repair helicase XPB, which produces MQRHSPENPLVVQNDLTIFVEVQHPQYEIVRGELQRFADLVKSPEYIHTYRMTSLSLWNAAASGYTAVEVLQFLTSYAKFPISYTIKSTIEQTMNKFGRLYLRESHQELQLVAEERAWLEELIGYTSMQSYFLHPTIEKIKVEESAQTTGESNGESISRLNAGEGASLWGVVVKREKRGDLKQQCMRLGYPVKDVAGYAQGEQLTLKVQDKLEHGEPFSWRPYQTEAMDAFFADGDAFGGHGVLVLPCGAGKTIIGIGCIERLQSATLILTTNTSSVRQWKRELLEKTTLTEAEVGEYTGAVKEIKPVTIATYQILTYQSEESFIHMGVFQQKNWGLIIYDEVHLLPAPIFRATAAIQSTRRLGLTATLVREDGREEDVFSLVGPKRYDVSWKHLEEQGFIAKATCTEVRVEFDPVFKEAYFHSSPRKQTRIAQENPNKLPVVQDLIHQHRQLPTLIIGQYVDQLETLGTLLNIPVITGKMKQEERDELYRQFREGHIPVLAVSKVANFAIDLPDAAVAIQISGTYGSRQEEAQRLGRILRPKSEDNEAYFYHIVTKDSRDQEYASKRQLFLMEQGYRYNRLEWQSSAEQHGGDAHVATFES; this is translated from the coding sequence ATGCAACGACACTCTCCAGAAAATCCACTCGTGGTACAAAACGACTTAACGATTTTCGTTGAAGTGCAGCATCCTCAGTATGAGATCGTACGTGGGGAGCTTCAACGGTTTGCCGATTTGGTGAAGAGCCCAGAATACATACATACGTATAGGATGACATCCTTGTCTCTGTGGAACGCCGCAGCTAGCGGTTATACCGCCGTTGAAGTATTACAATTTCTAACATCCTATGCAAAGTTCCCTATATCTTATACGATTAAGTCTACCATAGAACAAACAATGAACAAATTTGGGCGACTGTACCTCAGGGAAAGTCATCAGGAGTTGCAACTGGTCGCCGAGGAAAGAGCATGGTTGGAGGAGCTTATAGGTTACACATCAATGCAATCTTACTTCCTTCATCCAACGATTGAAAAAATCAAGGTAGAAGAGTCAGCACAGACGACGGGCGAGTCTAATGGAGAATCTATTTCCAGATTAAATGCTGGAGAAGGAGCATCCTTATGGGGCGTTGTCGTCAAACGCGAGAAGCGTGGAGACCTGAAACAGCAATGTATGCGTTTGGGTTACCCCGTTAAGGACGTGGCGGGCTATGCTCAGGGTGAACAGCTCACCCTAAAAGTACAGGACAAGCTAGAGCATGGCGAACCCTTCTCATGGCGACCGTATCAAACGGAAGCCATGGACGCTTTTTTTGCTGATGGGGACGCCTTTGGCGGGCACGGTGTCTTGGTCTTACCCTGTGGTGCAGGTAAAACCATCATCGGTATCGGCTGTATAGAGCGTCTACAGTCGGCCACATTAATTTTAACCACCAACACGTCATCCGTCCGGCAGTGGAAACGAGAACTTTTGGAGAAAACCACACTCACCGAAGCAGAGGTCGGTGAATACACCGGAGCAGTGAAAGAGATCAAGCCTGTAACCATCGCGACGTATCAAATTTTAACGTACCAATCGGAAGAGTCTTTTATCCATATGGGCGTCTTCCAGCAAAAAAATTGGGGGCTCATCATCTATGATGAAGTGCACTTGCTCCCTGCGCCTATATTCAGAGCGACTGCGGCTATTCAGTCCACTCGTCGATTAGGTTTAACAGCGACGCTTGTACGTGAGGATGGCCGAGAAGAGGATGTCTTCAGCTTAGTCGGGCCCAAGCGATATGATGTGTCTTGGAAGCATTTGGAAGAACAAGGCTTTATCGCTAAAGCCACTTGTACGGAGGTGAGGGTCGAATTCGATCCAGTATTTAAGGAGGCTTACTTCCACTCGTCTCCACGTAAACAAACACGGATCGCACAGGAAAACCCGAACAAGCTCCCCGTTGTACAAGACCTTATTCACCAACACCGCCAACTTCCGACGTTAATTATCGGTCAGTATGTTGACCAACTAGAGACGCTGGGAACGTTACTCAATATTCCTGTTATTACGGGCAAAATGAAACAAGAAGAGCGGGATGAATTATACCGACAGTTTCGGGAGGGCCACATCCCTGTTTTAGCCGTGTCTAAGGTTGCCAATTTTGCTATTGACTTGCCTGACGCTGCGGTTGCCATCCAGATATCAGGGACCTACGGCTCTCGACAGGAAGAAGCCCAGCGTTTAGGGCGGATTTTACGACCCAAGTCAGAGGACAATGAAGCTTATTTTTATCATATCGTAACCAAGGACTCCAGAGATCAGGAATATGCTTCTAAACGGCAGCTGTTCTTGATGGAACAGGGGTATCGCTATAACAGGTTAGAATGGCAATCATCGGCGGAACAACATGGAGGTGACGCTCACGTTGCAACATTTGAATCTTAA
- a CDS encoding protease complex subunit PrcB family protein — translation MVMEHYPGFIQDKLETMKKSGGVDVVSDNQYTYVLLALGERRTGGYDIKVLDVSEAQENGQSYILVKAKEIAPGPGDIVIQVITYPVAVYRIPKTGLPVRVKWVRQH, via the coding sequence ATGGTCATGGAACATTATCCCGGCTTTATCCAAGACAAGTTGGAAACCATGAAAAAAAGCGGCGGTGTCGATGTGGTCAGTGACAATCAATATACTTACGTCCTTCTTGCATTAGGAGAAAGAAGAACGGGTGGGTATGACATTAAAGTCTTAGATGTCTCTGAAGCACAAGAGAATGGTCAGTCTTATATTCTCGTCAAAGCCAAAGAGATCGCCCCTGGACCTGGTGATATTGTCATCCAGGTGATTACTTACCCCGTCGCGGTTTATCGTATCCCTAAAACAGGACTACCGGTGAGAGTAAAGTGGGTCCGTCAGCATTAA
- a CDS encoding S1C family serine protease, whose translation MSSKLPRLYQLLKKSVVSIEGVRGKTHTRGRRMFQPFGPPSHTEEKKMSYGSGVVVHPKGLILTCHHVVEQLDTVRIKLGTERSVYQGKVVWAEPTKDVAIVRIQPQKALRAVQFATSKSVTIGDKVFAIGNPFGFEYTLTTGVLSGKNRNISTEEHEYSVVLQTDTALNPGNSGGPLFNAQGKVIGINAVIIPSFQNMGFAIPTDEFLPLIKKYIQRSRH comes from the coding sequence TTGAGTTCAAAACTACCGAGGTTATATCAATTACTCAAAAAAAGTGTTGTATCGATTGAAGGTGTAAGGGGAAAAACACATACGAGAGGCCGTAGGATGTTTCAACCGTTTGGGCCCCCATCTCATACAGAAGAAAAAAAGATGAGCTACGGCAGTGGTGTTGTCGTGCATCCAAAGGGGCTCATCCTGACATGTCACCATGTCGTGGAGCAATTAGATACCGTTAGAATTAAATTAGGGACGGAACGAAGTGTGTACCAGGGTAAAGTTGTATGGGCCGAACCAACCAAGGATGTGGCGATCGTTCGCATCCAACCACAGAAAGCGTTAAGAGCTGTCCAGTTTGCGACCTCAAAGAGCGTCACAATAGGGGATAAGGTTTTCGCCATTGGAAATCCATTTGGATTTGAATACACGCTGACAACTGGCGTTTTAAGTGGAAAAAACCGTAATATCTCCACAGAGGAGCATGAGTATTCTGTGGTACTACAGACGGATACCGCGCTGAACCCTGGTAATAGCGGGGGACCATTGTTTAACGCCCAAGGTAAAGTCATAGGCATTAATGCTGTCATTATCCCATCATTTCAGAATATGGGCTTTGCGATTCCGACAGATGAGTTCCTCCCCCTCATTAAAAAATATATCCAACGTTCAAGACACTAG
- a CDS encoding glycerophosphodiester phosphodiesterase, which produces MKVIAHRGSSQLAPENTLPAISRAIRDGADAVEIDVQLTKDHECIVFHDEWLNRTTNGKGFICDTPYGHIRTLDAGSWFSKRFRETRVPSLDQVLSLVSRHPVELHIELKNNLIVYKGLEEKVIDLVQQYQMEDQVVISSFRRESLEKCLALAPNIRRGYLCWSTTRPLFAHYEWRHLQLYSVHPHVSLMDTSLMRLQRLGYRIFPYPVDRKRFLRQCITLGVDGLFTNSPKKVKQMIKNHNAS; this is translated from the coding sequence ATGAAGGTCATTGCCCATCGAGGATCATCTCAACTCGCACCAGAAAATACCTTACCAGCCATAAGTAGAGCCATCCGAGATGGTGCGGATGCCGTAGAGATAGATGTTCAGCTGACAAAAGATCATGAGTGTATTGTCTTTCACGATGAATGGTTAAATAGAACCACGAACGGTAAGGGATTCATATGTGATACCCCCTATGGTCACATTCGAACGCTAGACGCTGGTTCATGGTTTTCCAAGCGATTCAGGGAGACACGGGTGCCTTCTCTAGACCAAGTGCTTAGTCTAGTCAGCCGACATCCCGTTGAATTGCATATCGAGTTAAAGAATAATCTCATTGTCTATAAGGGATTGGAAGAAAAGGTGATCGACTTGGTTCAGCAGTATCAAATGGAGGATCAAGTGGTGATCTCTTCTTTCCGCCGAGAAAGTTTAGAAAAATGCTTGGCTCTCGCGCCGAATATCCGCAGGGGGTACTTATGTTGGAGCACCACCCGACCCCTGTTTGCACATTATGAGTGGCGCCATCTACAGCTGTATTCTGTCCATCCCCATGTGTCTCTGATGGATACTTCCCTCATGAGGTTACAACGATTGGGGTACCGCATCTTTCCTTATCCAGTTGACCGCAAACGATTTCTACGCCAATGTATCACACTTGGAGTGGATGGTCTCTTCACAAACTCACCTAAGAAGGTGAAGCAAATGATTAAAAATCATAATGCGTCATGA
- a CDS encoding CAP domain-containing protein: MSRIKGFFIGFMFCALFHMWVFGWSEWAQQVVMKVEGVIYTLQDTDESALEEQLSNPLNEDEREQDDEWGHQEQTSPDNSDHIDTTLFIGEDAQIHMGMGKTEVEQVLGSPDRQEPSAYGYNWWVYNQDPDAYIQLGFEDDTLVTLYSNGTQWSWKGLRPGMPMESDDLKSFKKRTSFNHDLGFFSFELTDEEFEQKPLRLIDDMAIQVYIDIHDENRISGIRLMTQEVLLRHRPYSLTYTGQLPTPPDIDEETWQNIETAYERQIFDVTNVFRHRHQLPMLTWHDEVSLVAKGHSSDMYIEDFFDHVSPKHGDLQQRLQENEVAHRLAGENIAWNYVDGVDALEGWVNSLGHRENLLKESFESLGVGVVQKYYTQNFVTE; encoded by the coding sequence ATGAGTAGAATCAAGGGTTTCTTTATCGGGTTTATGTTTTGCGCATTGTTCCATATGTGGGTGTTCGGTTGGAGTGAATGGGCGCAGCAAGTGGTTATGAAGGTTGAAGGGGTCATTTATACCCTCCAAGATACTGATGAATCCGCGCTTGAAGAACAGCTGAGTAACCCGCTTAATGAAGATGAGCGTGAACAGGATGATGAATGGGGGCATCAGGAACAGACGTCACCTGACAACTCAGATCATATAGATACTACACTGTTCATAGGGGAAGATGCACAAATTCACATGGGCATGGGTAAGACAGAAGTTGAACAGGTTTTAGGTTCGCCAGATCGTCAGGAACCAAGTGCGTACGGGTATAATTGGTGGGTTTATAACCAAGATCCTGACGCTTATATCCAGTTAGGGTTTGAAGACGATACACTCGTGACGTTATATTCAAATGGCACACAATGGTCATGGAAAGGTTTGAGACCAGGTATGCCCATGGAAAGTGATGATCTCAAGAGCTTTAAAAAACGCACATCTTTCAACCATGATTTAGGTTTCTTTTCTTTTGAGTTAACGGATGAAGAATTTGAGCAGAAACCCTTACGACTAATAGATGATATGGCGATTCAAGTATACATAGATATACATGATGAAAATCGCATATCAGGGATAAGATTGATGACGCAAGAAGTACTCCTGCGCCACCGTCCTTATTCTCTTACTTATACCGGTCAACTTCCTACGCCACCAGACATCGATGAGGAAACATGGCAGAACATCGAAACGGCGTACGAACGCCAAATATTTGATGTGACCAATGTTTTTAGACATCGACATCAGTTACCAATGCTGACATGGCATGACGAAGTGTCTCTAGTGGCAAAAGGTCATAGCTCGGATATGTATATCGAAGACTTTTTCGACCATGTTTCTCCAAAGCATGGGGACCTACAACAACGATTACAAGAAAACGAAGTGGCACATCGTCTTGCTGGAGAGAATATTGCCTGGAATTACGTCGACGGTGTCGATGCTCTTGAAGGATGGGTCAATAGTTTAGGCCATCGTGAGAACCTGCTGAAAGAAAGCTTTGAATCCCTAGGTGTTGGTGTTGTCCAGAAATATTACACACAGAATTTCGTGACTGAATGA
- a CDS encoding CBS domain-containing protein — MQTLNDIMTKEVKSCIAEDNIYEAAVKMKAWDVGAIPVVSDDHLIGMVTDRDLIVRAMAEKRPGSTRITEVMSSDVVTATPDTTVDEAAEMMAQHQIRRLPIVEGTKLVGIVALRDLAIRHEYEHEAEHALEDISAERDGHHPASH; from the coding sequence GTGCAAACACTTAATGATATCATGACCAAAGAAGTGAAAAGCTGCATTGCCGAAGACAATATCTATGAAGCAGCTGTAAAAATGAAAGCATGGGACGTGGGGGCAATTCCGGTTGTATCCGACGATCATTTAATCGGTATGGTCACAGACCGTGATTTAATCGTTCGAGCGATGGCTGAAAAGCGTCCAGGTTCAACACGAATTACGGAAGTGATGTCCTCTGATGTGGTCACAGCCACCCCTGATACGACGGTAGACGAAGCGGCAGAGATGATGGCCCAACATCAGATTCGTCGTCTCCCGATCGTTGAAGGCACGAAGTTGGTGGGCATTGTGGCACTTCGAGACCTGGCCATCAGACATGAGTATGAGCATGAAGCGGAACACGCATTAGAAGATATATCTGCTGAAAGAGATGGACATCATCCAGCTTCGCATTAA
- the safA gene encoding SafA/ExsA family spore coat assembly protein, whose amino-acid sequence MLTLQGQASAQGSDTYIVQPGDTLWKISQRYQIGLSEIIEANDQIENPDLIYPGQRVNIPVIDELKRLEHRVIQLCNQEREKRGLQPLRADWQVSRVARHKSQDMRDRNYFSHTSPTYGSPFNMLRNYNISYRSAGENIAMGQRTANEVVQGWMKSQGHRENILNPQFTHIGVGYAQGGQGRHYWTQMFISR is encoded by the coding sequence ATGCTAACCTTACAGGGCCAAGCCTCAGCGCAGGGAAGCGATACTTATATCGTCCAGCCTGGAGATACGTTATGGAAAATATCGCAACGCTACCAAATTGGGTTAAGCGAGATTATTGAAGCGAATGATCAAATTGAAAATCCAGATCTCATTTATCCAGGTCAAAGGGTCAACATCCCAGTCATTGATGAATTAAAAAGACTTGAACACAGGGTCATACAGCTGTGTAACCAAGAAAGGGAGAAACGGGGGCTACAACCCCTGAGGGCCGATTGGCAAGTGTCACGTGTGGCGCGTCATAAATCTCAGGATATGAGAGATAGAAATTACTTCTCACACACTTCTCCTACCTACGGTTCTCCATTTAATATGCTGAGGAACTATAATATCTCCTATCGTTCAGCCGGAGAAAACATTGCTATGGGGCAACGAACCGCGAATGAAGTTGTTCAAGGATGGATGAAAAGTCAGGGACATAGAGAAAACATCCTTAACCCACAGTTCACGCATATCGGGGTAGGCTATGCTCAGGGTGGACAGGGAAGACACTATTGGACCCAAATGTTTATCTCTCGTTAA
- a CDS encoding YugN family protein has product MKIEETGLEGKEVTVHDFDHAADDLGFVRWAWDYKRATYDFKYEDKKQGEIYYLRVPATSIKGEIEEEGSDSVLKIGTPYIGRHTYPHGLDYEYNFPKKILDDAKKRLENLSSHF; this is encoded by the coding sequence GTGAAGATTGAAGAAACAGGCTTAGAGGGAAAAGAAGTCACGGTCCATGATTTTGACCATGCGGCTGATGATCTTGGGTTTGTACGTTGGGCATGGGATTATAAGCGTGCCACTTATGATTTCAAATACGAAGACAAGAAACAAGGCGAAATTTATTATTTACGTGTGCCTGCAACATCGATTAAAGGAGAAATCGAAGAAGAAGGCTCCGACAGCGTCTTGAAAATCGGGACACCTTATATTGGGCGTCATACTTATCCACATGGACTTGATTATGAGTACAATTTTCCTAAAAAAATCTTAGATGATGCGAAGAAGAGACTAGAGAACCTGTCCTCACATTTTTAA
- a CDS encoding Asp23/Gls24 family envelope stress response protein: protein MSEWMENGMIRIADDVVAVISSIATLETEGVSGMSAGIAEGITKRVSGKQVQRGVQVIIEDDEATIDVRVVVQFGQKIDEVCKQVQFNVKKSIENMTGIEVKAVNVRVDGVDLKQQEVKTQTSSAVTPGQALSSFA from the coding sequence ATGAGCGAATGGATGGAAAATGGGATGATTCGGATTGCTGATGATGTCGTTGCAGTCATTTCTAGCATCGCCACGTTAGAAACGGAAGGTGTAAGTGGCATGTCTGCCGGCATCGCAGAGGGAATCACAAAGCGGGTGAGTGGCAAACAAGTACAACGTGGCGTACAGGTCATCATTGAAGATGATGAAGCCACGATTGACGTCAGAGTAGTCGTGCAGTTCGGGCAAAAAATTGATGAAGTATGTAAACAAGTCCAGTTCAATGTAAAAAAGTCGATAGAAAATATGACTGGCATTGAAGTCAAAGCGGTCAATGTACGCGTTGACGGTGTAGATTTGAAACAACAAGAGGTTAAAACACAGACAAGTTCAGCTGTCACACCAGGGCAGGCATTGTCCTCATTTGCTTAA
- the ytvI gene encoding sporulation integral membrane protein YtvI has translation MLNVLTPKRVIMTLLFIGMAAVLYFYLPVFMPLLLAFFTALLLEPLVQLCQKKINSKHRLPSVIIVFCLFLAMVSSLVYLTITKIINEAIKFTDRLPYYIYETNYYIGVWLSKLEMAVADLPDPIIESVNAQLSDVSSRGSEFASNTIDTLTDWAQGIPNLIVVTLVYLITLFLISMDLPDLKERFYKRFSKENEEKVRFMSARLGHVFVGFFKAQFLVSIVILIVSYIGLLMIEPDSALVMATIIWLIDFIPIIGSIVVLAPWALFHFITDDPTMGVKLLVLAGVLLTLRRTLEPMIMGEQIGLSALSTLIAIYLGLYFFGILGLIIGPLFIIAFKSAMEAGIIKSDFKI, from the coding sequence TTGCTTAACGTTCTCACACCTAAACGCGTGATTATGACATTACTTTTCATTGGCATGGCGGCGGTTTTATACTTTTATCTACCTGTGTTTATGCCCTTGTTGTTGGCTTTTTTCACAGCGTTATTATTAGAGCCTCTCGTCCAATTATGCCAGAAAAAGATCAATTCAAAGCATCGTTTGCCATCAGTCATTATTGTGTTCTGTTTATTCTTAGCCATGGTCTCATCCTTGGTTTATTTAACGATCACAAAAATTATTAACGAAGCCATTAAATTTACCGACCGTTTGCCTTATTATATTTACGAAACAAATTATTATATAGGCGTGTGGCTCAGCAAACTAGAAATGGCTGTTGCCGACCTGCCAGATCCTATTATCGAAAGCGTGAATGCACAATTAAGTGATGTGTCCTCTCGAGGCAGTGAATTTGCGTCCAACACCATTGATACCCTAACGGATTGGGCTCAAGGGATTCCTAATCTTATTGTGGTGACGCTTGTGTACCTTATCACATTATTTCTCATCAGTATGGACCTCCCTGACCTGAAAGAACGTTTCTATAAACGTTTCAGTAAGGAGAATGAGGAAAAGGTGCGCTTCATGTCGGCGCGCTTAGGCCATGTTTTCGTTGGCTTTTTTAAAGCGCAGTTTCTGGTCAGTATTGTGATTTTAATCGTTTCATATATTGGATTGTTGATGATTGAACCCGACAGCGCCTTAGTCATGGCCACCATTATATGGTTAATTGACTTTATTCCTATTATTGGCTCCATCGTCGTCTTAGCTCCGTGGGCGTTGTTTCATTTTATTACAGATGACCCAACGATGGGGGTTAAGCTACTTGTCTTAGCCGGCGTGCTTCTGACCTTACGCCGGACACTTGAGCCTATGATTATGGGGGAACAAATTGGGCTTTCTGCCTTATCGACACTCATTGCTATATATCTAGGGCTTTACTTCTTTGGCATCCTCGGTTTGATTATCGGTCCATTATTTATTATCGCCTTCAAATCAGCCATGGAAGCTGGTATTATCAAATCTGACTTTAAAATCTAA
- a CDS encoding YdcF family protein, producing the protein MNRPLIMVCTILLLIIVITLVIVVQYQDILRTGEEASPVKTDVILVLGAGVWEGGPSPALVSRTQHAAELYKQGFAPYIIVSGGLGEHPPTEAEAMQNILVEHDVPREAIILEDRAKNTAQNLAYSYELMEENEWSSVLIVTDVFHVKRAKLVAQDLPVEVHASGVKESILYQNSALRVRYTLREVLALNWYRISGQL; encoded by the coding sequence ATGAACCGGCCGCTCATCATGGTATGTACCATATTACTCTTGATAATTGTCATCACGCTGGTCATCGTTGTGCAGTATCAGGATATACTGCGTACGGGTGAGGAGGCGTCACCGGTCAAAACAGACGTGATACTCGTGCTTGGAGCGGGTGTGTGGGAGGGCGGACCTAGCCCGGCTTTGGTGTCCCGAACGCAGCATGCAGCTGAATTATACAAACAGGGCTTTGCTCCCTATATCATCGTCAGCGGGGGATTAGGAGAACACCCACCAACAGAAGCCGAAGCCATGCAAAACATATTAGTTGAGCATGATGTACCTCGAGAGGCCATTATCCTAGAAGATCGAGCTAAGAATACAGCCCAGAATCTAGCTTACAGCTATGAGTTGATGGAGGAAAACGAATGGTCCTCTGTTTTGATCGTCACAGATGTCTTCCATGTGAAGCGGGCAAAGCTAGTGGCACAGGACTTGCCCGTTGAGGTTCATGCTTCTGGCGTGAAGGAAAGTATCCTTTATCAAAACAGTGCTCTAAGAGTACGCTATACGCTAAGGGAAGTTCTGGCCCTCAACTGGTATAGAATAAGTGGTCAGTTATAA